In Halobaculum limi, one DNA window encodes the following:
- a CDS encoding bifunctional metallophosphatase/5'-nucleotidase gives MPRFVHYSDIENVYDDPERAGRLAGLIDSLDGSDALVVGTGDDTAPGVAATVAKGRQAVDFYHAVGTDVETFGNHDFDFGTDAARDIVADSPQTWVSANVYDEDGQPFGESEGVVPWTVEHVDGDRIGIFGVTDPATDSLNPMAAEMTFTDPYEAARDAVSDLRAEGVNYVVAASHLGGGDDDLARIDGVDLVLGGHVHSERAEEVDGVLCTRPGVNGHTVLEVTLDESGASVTRHHPDDAPVDTTVADGLRERIAAAGLDQTVGVVDDPIERTEAAIHGGECRIGNLVADAYREAADADVGLQNAGGLRLGHPLSGEVTLADLISVLPFEEPVVVAELTGAELLDAFREMSAAVVDFGEDDWWHGHLSGAQVVWDDDEAELVDATVGGEAVDPERIYRVATAEYLLHSDHEFPSIDERHRAGEFGIQHDVLAAYIRDHGIDPRIAGRIRRVSGSKATADDAVPSDR, from the coding sequence ATGCCTCGGTTCGTTCACTACTCTGATATCGAGAACGTCTACGACGACCCCGAGCGCGCGGGTCGCCTCGCGGGACTGATCGACTCGCTCGACGGGTCGGACGCCCTCGTGGTCGGCACCGGCGACGACACCGCTCCCGGCGTCGCCGCGACCGTCGCGAAAGGCCGCCAGGCGGTCGACTTCTACCACGCCGTCGGCACCGACGTGGAGACGTTCGGCAACCACGACTTCGACTTCGGCACCGACGCCGCCCGCGACATCGTCGCCGACTCGCCGCAGACGTGGGTCTCCGCGAACGTCTACGACGAAGACGGCCAGCCCTTCGGCGAGTCCGAGGGCGTCGTCCCGTGGACGGTCGAACACGTCGACGGCGACCGCATCGGCATCTTCGGCGTCACCGACCCGGCGACCGACTCGCTGAACCCGATGGCCGCCGAGATGACGTTCACCGACCCGTACGAGGCCGCACGCGACGCCGTCAGCGACCTGCGCGCGGAGGGGGTCAACTACGTCGTCGCTGCCTCCCACCTCGGCGGCGGCGACGACGACCTCGCACGCATCGACGGCGTCGACCTCGTCCTCGGTGGCCACGTCCACAGCGAACGGGCAGAAGAGGTCGACGGCGTGTTGTGCACCCGGCCGGGCGTCAACGGGCACACCGTCCTCGAGGTCACCCTCGACGAGTCGGGCGCGAGCGTGACGCGCCACCACCCCGACGACGCGCCCGTGGATACGACGGTCGCCGACGGCCTACGCGAACGCATCGCCGCCGCCGGCCTCGACCAGACGGTCGGCGTCGTCGACGACCCCATCGAGCGGACGGAGGCGGCCATCCACGGCGGCGAGTGTCGGATCGGGAACCTCGTCGCGGACGCCTACCGGGAGGCCGCGGATGCCGACGTCGGTCTGCAGAACGCCGGCGGCCTCCGCCTCGGCCACCCCCTGTCGGGCGAGGTGACGCTCGCGGACCTCATCTCCGTCCTTCCGTTCGAGGAACCCGTCGTCGTCGCGGAACTCACCGGCGCGGAACTGCTCGACGCGTTCCGCGAGATGTCGGCGGCCGTCGTCGACTTCGGCGAGGACGACTGGTGGCACGGCCACCTCAGCGGTGCTCAGGTCGTCTGGGACGATGATGAGGCCGAACTCGTCGACGCGACGGTCGGCGGCGAGGCCGTCGACCCCGAACGCATCTACCGCGTCGCCACGGCGGAGTACCTCCTCCACTCGGACCACGAGTTCCCCAGCATCGACGAACGCCACCGCGCGGGCGAGTTCGGTATCCAACACGACGTACTCGCTGCGTACATCCGCGACCACGGAATCGACCCACGGATAGCGGGACGCATCCGTCGCGTCTCCGGCAGCAAAGCGACGGCAGACGACGCCGTACCGTCGGATCGCTGA
- a CDS encoding DUF7117 family protein, which produces MEVRGERECAECGTRWSYFETGSVACPDCGSLRSVGTGERRRHTDAPAELSLDSVLVKLDTTPLADLVDDIKAACRTYLRKRGFIRGGDLKPLDDAYLAAAELRHAADVYGRLAGPGGGDAAATMGSPEGASPGVTDDEEWYLTTLLRAADTGERPSVRDVPPRMHEARGLAAAEAVLEYRKDVGTYLSDNPDREASRTLGTVRERAKRIEALGGDIDPEEADAVVAAAVDLGRYLITDDDEALASARERLARL; this is translated from the coding sequence ATGGAAGTCCGAGGGGAGCGCGAGTGCGCAGAGTGTGGGACCCGGTGGTCGTACTTCGAGACGGGTAGCGTCGCCTGTCCCGACTGCGGGAGTCTCCGCAGCGTCGGCACCGGCGAACGGCGACGCCACACGGACGCTCCTGCCGAACTGTCGCTCGACTCCGTGCTGGTCAAACTCGACACGACGCCGCTGGCGGACCTCGTCGACGACATCAAAGCCGCGTGCCGGACGTATCTCCGCAAGCGTGGGTTCATCCGCGGCGGCGACCTCAAGCCGCTCGACGACGCCTACCTCGCGGCCGCCGAACTCCGCCACGCCGCCGACGTGTACGGCCGTCTCGCCGGCCCTGGAGGCGGCGACGCGGCGGCGACGATGGGGTCCCCCGAAGGGGCGTCGCCAGGCGTCACCGACGACGAGGAGTGGTACCTGACGACGCTCCTCCGCGCGGCCGACACCGGCGAGCGTCCGAGTGTCCGCGACGTTCCGCCTCGGATGCACGAGGCGCGGGGACTGGCCGCCGCTGAGGCGGTTCTCGAATACCGGAAAGACGTTGGAACGTACCTCTCGGACAACCCCGACCGCGAGGCGAGTCGCACGCTTGGCACCGTTCGCGAGCGAGCGAAACGGATCGAGGCGTTGGGAGGCGATATCGATCCGGAGGAGGCCGACGCCGTCGTGGCCGCCGCCGTCGACCTCGGGCGCTACCTGATCACCGACGACGACGAGGCCTTGGCGAGCGCCCGAGAACGACTCGCTCGCTTGTAA
- a CDS encoding Mov34/MPN/PAD-1 family protein encodes MRLFRSSDLLGIAAETLTFALEASRDTHPNEYMGFLRATDARDLGLEKRGQVITDILVIPGTTSTPESATVQEHMRPNSSRAVGSIHSHPNGVLRPSDADLATFHAGEVHIIIGAPYDRDCWRAFDADGDPRDLDVLDVALPEDEAFFDFDQTDIDAELYDE; translated from the coding sequence ATGCGACTGTTCCGGTCGAGCGACCTGCTCGGCATCGCAGCCGAGACGCTCACGTTCGCGTTGGAGGCCTCTCGGGACACCCACCCCAACGAGTACATGGGCTTCCTGCGAGCGACCGATGCGCGCGACCTCGGCCTCGAGAAACGCGGACAGGTCATCACGGACATCCTCGTCATCCCCGGAACCACCTCGACGCCAGAGTCGGCGACCGTTCAAGAGCACATGCGGCCAAACTCCTCGCGGGCCGTCGGGTCGATCCACTCGCACCCGAACGGTGTCCTCCGACCTTCTGACGCCGACCTCGCGACGTTCCACGCGGGCGAGGTGCACATCATCATCGGCGCGCCGTACGACCGCGACTGCTGGCGGGCGTTCGACGCCGACGGCGACCCGCGCGACTTGGACGTCCTCGACGTCGCGTTGCCCGAAGACGAGGCTTTCTTCGACTTCGACCAGACCGACATCGACGCGGAGTTGTACGATGAGTGA
- a CDS encoding universal stress protein — translation MTLVVVPVRYPLSKHSKATLGEAIRVAEERDAELTVLHVDLYHDTNEVSRTGLKRAVEREFGHLPSVRYVVRRGFLVEETILDEVAAERADVVVIGAKQASRWRRTLRKLFSDPDIESYLKGKLDATVITVRADGRSSELTPANPGRDSP, via the coding sequence ATGACCCTTGTCGTCGTTCCTGTGCGATACCCCCTCAGCAAGCACTCAAAGGCGACGCTAGGTGAGGCCATCCGGGTCGCGGAGGAACGCGATGCCGAGTTGACCGTCCTCCACGTCGATCTGTATCACGATACCAACGAGGTGTCGCGAACCGGGCTGAAACGAGCGGTCGAACGCGAGTTCGGCCACCTCCCGAGCGTCAGATACGTCGTCCGCCGGGGGTTTCTCGTCGAAGAGACCATCCTCGACGAGGTCGCCGCCGAACGCGCGGACGTCGTCGTCATCGGTGCGAAACAGGCGAGTCGCTGGCGGCGGACGCTGCGGAAACTGTTCTCCGACCCAGACATCGAATCGTATCTGAAAGGGAAACTCGACGCGACGGTGATCACGGTCCGGGCGGACGGGCGTTCGAGCGAACTCACGCCGGCGAACCCCGGTCGCGACTCGCCGTGA
- a CDS encoding YcaO-like family protein: MDIAIVGPEPAAGAVRGAFADVDANVMEVSAGQLDGFDFAVVVGTTGDDAFRTATRLVDDWVAVEVGGIGGRPLDDIDAAVTVFSPDAGCYNCLRDRVRANVPSTDAAPQGTRSAVRFAGALAGRRAIQHLSGDAVAGTVTEVDGRERQFLPSPGCDCGVAPTGFEVADREEPASLEDAVDRMDRAVDDRLGLVTDVGERESMPAPYYIARTTDTAAFADTRCAEFAAGVAEGWDAAYAKAVGEALERYCAGTYRASSFRSAPTDGLIDAVPVGRFVRPESAETPDEDERIPWIEGIDLQTGDSASLPASFVVFPPPQERFAPPITTGLGLGNSTAEAVLSGLYETVERDATMLSWYSTFDPMGLTVDDEGFDALRRRARTEDLEVTTLLLTQDVDVPVVGVAVHRDAETGEWPRFAMGSAADLDAAAAARSALAEALQNWMELRAMGPEQSNAQEGAIGAYADFPERVRSFVSPDVTLPAADVTDDDVASLSGVDAVEAVTARLADADLDAYAARLTTRDVAALGFEGVRVLVPEAQPLFTGEAFFGDRLENVSASMGFEPRPERSYHPFP; encoded by the coding sequence ATGGACATCGCCATCGTCGGGCCGGAGCCCGCCGCAGGGGCAGTGCGTGGGGCGTTCGCCGACGTGGACGCGAACGTGATGGAGGTCAGCGCCGGGCAGTTGGACGGCTTCGACTTCGCCGTCGTTGTCGGTACGACGGGCGACGACGCTTTCCGAACCGCCACCCGCCTCGTCGACGACTGGGTCGCCGTCGAGGTGGGCGGTATCGGCGGCCGACCGCTCGACGACATCGACGCCGCAGTCACGGTCTTCTCACCAGATGCCGGCTGTTACAACTGCCTCCGCGACCGCGTCCGCGCGAACGTTCCGTCGACGGACGCCGCGCCACAGGGGACGCGCAGCGCCGTCCGCTTCGCGGGCGCACTCGCGGGACGCCGAGCCATCCAACATCTCTCGGGTGACGCCGTCGCCGGAACCGTCACCGAAGTCGACGGGCGAGAGCGCCAGTTTCTCCCCTCACCTGGCTGTGATTGCGGGGTTGCACCGACCGGCTTCGAGGTGGCCGACCGCGAGGAACCGGCCTCGCTGGAGGACGCGGTCGACCGGATGGACCGCGCTGTCGACGACCGACTCGGCCTCGTGACCGACGTGGGGGAACGCGAGTCGATGCCCGCGCCGTACTACATCGCGCGAACGACCGATACCGCCGCGTTCGCGGACACCCGATGTGCGGAGTTCGCCGCCGGCGTCGCGGAGGGCTGGGACGCCGCCTACGCGAAAGCAGTGGGGGAGGCGTTAGAACGCTACTGCGCGGGCACCTACCGCGCGTCGTCGTTCCGGTCGGCTCCGACCGATGGACTGATCGACGCGGTTCCAGTCGGCCGATTCGTCCGGCCCGAAAGCGCAGAGACGCCAGACGAGGACGAACGTATCCCGTGGATCGAGGGCATCGACCTCCAGACGGGAGACTCCGCGTCGCTTCCGGCGTCTTTCGTCGTGTTCCCCCCGCCGCAGGAACGCTTCGCCCCGCCCATCACGACCGGCCTCGGCCTCGGCAACTCGACGGCGGAGGCCGTGCTGTCGGGCCTGTACGAGACGGTGGAACGGGACGCGACGATGCTGTCGTGGTACTCGACGTTCGATCCGATGGGGCTGACCGTCGACGACGAGGGGTTCGACGCGCTTCGGCGTCGCGCCCGCACCGAGGACCTGGAGGTGACGACGCTGCTGCTCACACAGGACGTGGACGTGCCCGTCGTCGGTGTGGCCGTCCACCGTGACGCCGAGACGGGCGAGTGGCCCCGGTTCGCGATGGGATCGGCGGCGGATCTGGACGCCGCGGCCGCCGCTCGGAGCGCCCTCGCTGAGGCGCTCCAAAACTGGATGGAACTGCGCGCGATGGGCCCCGAGCAGTCGAACGCACAGGAGGGGGCCATCGGCGCGTACGCCGACTTCCCCGAGCGAGTTCGGTCGTTCGTCTCGCCGGACGTGACCCTGCCAGCGGCCGACGTGACAGACGACGATGTCGCGTCGCTGTCGGGTGTCGACGCGGTCGAGGCGGTGACAGCGCGACTCGCCGACGCCGACCTCGACGCGTACGCCGCCCGCCTCACCACGCGTGACGTGGCGGCGCTCGGCTTCGAGGGCGTGCGCGTCCTCGTCCCCGAGGCACAACCGCTGTTCACCGGGGAGGCGTTCTTCGGTGACCGCCTGGAGAACGTCTCGGCGTCGATGGGGTTCGAACCGCGGCCCGAGCGGTCGTACCACCCGTTCCCCTGA
- a CDS encoding DUF1028 domain-containing protein, producing MTFSIVARDPETDAVGVAVQSKFISVGSVVPFVSADAGAVATQSFANVAYGPDGLGLLREGHTAAEAIEALTSEDEDAEQRQIGIVGADGSVAAYTGEECFDVAGDVQGEEYTVQGNILENEETLTAMAETFEEAEGGLPERLIAALHAGNDAGGDSRGEQSAALYVAKPEGGYDGKNDRWVDVRVDDHDHPIDELERVFKLYDVTLLAREDPDDPRELDGETARAVSGVLADLGFLDADPSDEFGEAEREALEAFRGMNNFENHSLAVIEDALAHGWDDADGEGEARMTDAIWHGLQQYDRV from the coding sequence ATGACGTTCTCTATCGTCGCACGCGACCCCGAGACCGACGCGGTCGGCGTCGCGGTGCAGTCGAAGTTCATCTCGGTCGGATCGGTCGTGCCGTTCGTCTCCGCGGACGCCGGGGCCGTCGCCACGCAGAGTTTCGCCAACGTCGCGTACGGACCGGACGGCCTCGGCCTCCTCCGCGAGGGTCACACCGCGGCGGAAGCGATCGAGGCGCTCACCAGCGAAGACGAGGACGCCGAGCAACGACAGATCGGCATTGTCGGCGCCGATGGCTCCGTGGCCGCCTACACCGGCGAGGAGTGTTTCGACGTCGCCGGCGACGTGCAGGGCGAGGAGTACACCGTGCAAGGCAACATCCTGGAGAACGAGGAGACGCTGACCGCGATGGCCGAGACGTTCGAGGAAGCAGAAGGTGGCCTCCCCGAACGACTCATCGCCGCACTCCACGCCGGCAACGACGCCGGCGGCGACTCCCGCGGCGAGCAGTCTGCCGCGCTGTACGTCGCCAAGCCCGAGGGCGGGTACGACGGGAAGAACGACCGCTGGGTCGACGTGCGCGTCGACGACCACGACCACCCCATCGACGAACTCGAACGGGTGTTCAAACTGTACGACGTGACGCTGCTCGCACGCGAAGACCCCGACGACCCGCGCGAACTCGACGGCGAGACCGCGCGTGCCGTCTCCGGCGTCCTCGCGGACCTCGGCTTCCTCGACGCCGACCCGAGCGACGAGTTCGGGGAGGCCGAACGCGAGGCGCTGGAGGCGTTCCGCGGGATGAACAACTTCGAGAACCACTCGTTGGCAGTCATCGAGGACGCACTCGCGCACGGCTGGGACGACGCCGACGGCGAGGGCGAAGCGAGGATGACCGACGCCATCTGGCACGGTCTCCAACAGTACGACCGGGTCTGA
- the glyA gene encoding serine hydroxymethyltransferase produces MEYPAVSETDPAVADALAGEVQRQQDTLAMIASENHVSEAVLEAQGSALTNKYAEGYPGKRYYAGCEFADEVEELAIERAKELWGAEHVNVQPHSGTQANMAVYLATLEPGDKILSLELEHGGHLSHGHPANFTGQLFDVEQYQVDPETGYIDYDALADTAASYDPDIIVSGFSAYPREVEWERVQDVADSVDAYHLADIAHITGLVAAGVHQSPVGVADFVTGSTHKTIRAGRGGIVMCDEEHASDIDSAVFPGGQGGPLMHNIAGKAVGFKEALEPAFGEYAQQVVDNATALAESLADNGFEIVSGGTDTHLVLVDLRESHPDTTGGDAEDALADAGIVLNANTVPGETRSAFNPSGIRAGTPALTTRGFDEDDCREVGDLIYRVVDNVEDESVIAEVRERVSELTDDHPLYE; encoded by the coding sequence ATGGAGTACCCGGCAGTCAGCGAAACCGACCCCGCCGTCGCGGACGCCCTCGCGGGCGAGGTGCAGCGTCAACAGGACACCCTCGCGATGATCGCGTCAGAGAACCACGTCTCGGAGGCCGTCCTCGAGGCGCAGGGCAGCGCCCTCACCAACAAGTACGCCGAGGGCTATCCCGGCAAGCGCTACTACGCCGGCTGTGAGTTCGCCGACGAGGTGGAAGAACTCGCCATCGAACGCGCGAAAGAACTGTGGGGCGCAGAACACGTCAACGTCCAACCCCACTCCGGCACGCAGGCGAATATGGCCGTCTACCTCGCCACGCTCGAACCTGGCGACAAGATTCTCTCGCTGGAACTGGAACACGGCGGCCACCTCAGTCACGGCCACCCGGCCAACTTCACCGGCCAACTGTTCGACGTCGAGCAGTATCAGGTCGACCCGGAAACGGGCTACATCGACTACGACGCCCTCGCGGACACGGCGGCGTCGTACGACCCGGACATCATCGTCTCGGGCTTCTCCGCGTACCCGCGTGAGGTCGAGTGGGAACGCGTGCAAGATGTCGCCGACTCCGTCGACGCCTACCACCTCGCGGACATCGCCCACATCACCGGCCTCGTCGCCGCGGGCGTCCACCAGTCGCCGGTCGGCGTCGCTGACTTCGTCACCGGGTCGACCCACAAGACGATCCGTGCGGGCCGCGGTGGCATCGTGATGTGCGACGAGGAACACGCCAGCGACATCGACTCGGCGGTGTTCCCCGGCGGGCAGGGCGGCCCGCTGATGCACAACATCGCAGGTAAGGCGGTCGGCTTCAAGGAGGCGCTGGAACCGGCGTTCGGGGAGTACGCCCAGCAGGTCGTTGACAACGCGACCGCGTTGGCGGAGTCGCTTGCGGACAACGGCTTCGAGATCGTCTCCGGCGGCACCGACACCCACCTCGTCCTCGTCGACCTGCGCGAGTCGCACCCCGACACGACCGGCGGCGACGCCGAGGACGCCCTCGCGGACGCCGGTATCGTCCTCAACGCGAACACCGTTCCCGGCGAGACGCGGTCGGCGTTCAACCCCTCGGGCATCCGCGCGGGCACGCCCGCGCTCACGACCCGCGGCTTCGACGAGGACGACTGCCGCGAGGTCGGCGACCTCATCTACCGCGTCGTCGACAACGTCGAAGACGAGTCGGTCATCGCCGAGGTCCGTGAGCGCGTGAGCGAGCTCACCGACGACCACCCGCTGTACGAGTAG
- a CDS encoding tetrahydrofolate dehydrogenase/cyclohydrolase catalytic domain-containing protein has protein sequence MTDIDGNAVAADIRSGVAECVETLQAEGVDPALATVLMSDDPASETYVSMKQNDCEEVGIDGIHVDVDDDAPAEELYDTIDELNADDGVHGILVQLPVPDHVDTERVLRSIDPAKDVDGFHPENVGRLVGGNARFKPCTPHGIQRLLAAADVDPEGKEAVVVGRSDIVGKPIANLLFGRGPGGNATTTVCHSRTDDLASHTRRADIVVAAAGIPEFITADMVSEGTTVIDVGINRVERDGESTLVGDVDYEAVSEKAGAITPVPGGVGPMTRAMLLYNTVKAAAEQHDVDVDLP, from the coding sequence ATGACCGACATCGACGGCAACGCCGTCGCCGCCGACATTCGATCCGGCGTCGCGGAGTGTGTAGAGACGCTGCAGGCCGAGGGCGTCGACCCCGCCCTCGCGACCGTGTTGATGAGCGACGACCCCGCCAGCGAGACGTACGTCTCGATGAAGCAGAACGACTGCGAGGAGGTCGGCATCGACGGCATCCACGTCGACGTCGACGACGACGCTCCCGCCGAGGAGTTGTACGACACCATCGACGAGTTGAACGCCGACGACGGCGTCCACGGCATCCTCGTCCAGTTGCCGGTCCCGGACCACGTCGACACCGAGCGAGTGCTTCGCTCTATCGACCCCGCGAAAGACGTCGACGGCTTCCACCCGGAGAACGTCGGCCGCCTCGTCGGCGGCAACGCCCGGTTCAAGCCGTGCACGCCCCACGGCATCCAGCGCCTCCTCGCGGCCGCCGACGTCGACCCCGAGGGGAAAGAGGCGGTCGTCGTCGGCCGCTCGGACATCGTGGGGAAGCCCATCGCGAACCTCCTGTTCGGGCGGGGACCGGGCGGCAACGCCACTACAACCGTCTGTCACTCTCGGACGGACGACCTCGCCAGTCACACCCGTCGCGCGGACATCGTCGTCGCCGCCGCGGGCATCCCCGAGTTCATCACCGCCGACATGGTGAGCGAGGGTACGACCGTCATCGACGTGGGCATCAACCGCGTGGAACGCGACGGCGAGTCCACCCTCGTCGGCGACGTCGACTACGAGGCCGTGAGTGAGAAGGCGGGCGCCATCACGCCGGTTCCCGGCGGCGTCGGACCGATGACGCGCGCGATGCTGCTGTACAACACGGTGAAAGCGGCGGCAGAACAGCACGACGTCGACGTCGACCTCCCCTGA
- a CDS encoding FAD synthase yields MSEEPTVALAQGTFDILHPGHLHYLEEAAARGDELHVIIARRENVTHKPKPVCPDRQRRDMVGALDVVDEAHLGDPEDFFVPVRAIDPDVVVLGFDQHHDEEAIAGALAAEGIDAAVERASGREPRYEGELLSTGDIIDRLIAERA; encoded by the coding sequence ATGAGTGAGGAGCCAACCGTCGCGCTGGCACAGGGCACCTTCGACATCCTCCACCCGGGGCACCTCCACTACCTGGAGGAAGCGGCCGCCCGGGGCGACGAACTCCACGTCATCATCGCCCGCCGGGAGAACGTGACGCACAAACCGAAGCCGGTGTGTCCCGACCGCCAGCGTCGCGATATGGTTGGTGCCCTCGACGTCGTCGACGAGGCCCACCTCGGCGACCCGGAGGACTTCTTTGTGCCCGTCCGCGCCATCGACCCCGACGTGGTCGTCCTCGGTTTCGATCAACACCACGACGAGGAGGCCATCGCAGGGGCGTTGGCGGCGGAGGGCATCGACGCCGCAGTTGAGCGAGCGAGTGGCCGTGAGCCCAGATATGAGGGTGAGTTGTTGTCGACGGGCGACATCATCGACCGCCTGATCGCAGAACGCGCGTAA
- a CDS encoding biotin--[acetyl-CoA-carboxylase] ligase, producing MPATRRALLAALTDGPIRGPELAARLGVSRAAVWKHVEALRAAGVDVESTDDGYVVTGVDGYSGEAITYGLDAPFQIEYHDTVGSTNDRARTLASDGASDVAVVADEQTASRGRLDREWVSPPGGVWLSVVCRPDVPPAHAPAYTLAMAVAVTRACREAGVDARIKWPNDVLVGEGGDRGGQKLCGILTEMEGEADRVSWLAVGPGLNANVRPADLPPEAGATSLLAERGDPVDRRVVVQRILEEFDDLRDDLRGAVSEWEKYGDTVGQRVRVDTPGGVVEGDAVGVEFPGALVVETDGGPVRVTAGDCEHLRPTGE from the coding sequence CTGCCAGCGACGCGACGTGCGCTCCTCGCTGCCCTCACCGATGGACCGATACGGGGCCCGGAACTGGCGGCGCGACTGGGCGTCTCTCGCGCGGCCGTCTGGAAACACGTCGAAGCCCTCCGCGCGGCGGGCGTCGACGTCGAGAGCACCGACGACGGCTACGTCGTCACCGGCGTCGACGGCTACTCCGGCGAGGCTATCACCTACGGCCTCGACGCGCCCTTTCAGATCGAGTATCACGACACCGTGGGGTCGACAAACGATCGCGCGCGTACGCTCGCATCCGACGGAGCCAGCGACGTCGCTGTCGTCGCCGACGAACAGACCGCCTCGCGCGGCCGACTCGACCGTGAGTGGGTGTCGCCACCCGGTGGTGTGTGGCTCTCCGTCGTCTGTCGCCCCGACGTTCCCCCGGCACACGCGCCGGCGTACACGCTCGCGATGGCGGTCGCCGTCACGCGCGCCTGCCGGGAGGCGGGCGTCGACGCCCGGATCAAGTGGCCGAACGACGTACTCGTCGGGGAGGGCGGCGACCGCGGCGGACAGAAACTCTGTGGCATCCTCACCGAGATGGAGGGCGAGGCCGACCGCGTCTCGTGGCTCGCCGTCGGCCCTGGCCTGAACGCGAACGTCCGTCCAGCGGACCTCCCGCCGGAGGCCGGCGCGACGAGTCTACTCGCAGAACGCGGTGACCCGGTCGACCGGCGCGTAGTCGTCCAGCGCATCCTCGAGGAGTTCGACGACCTCCGAGACGACCTCCGCGGGGCCGTCTCGGAGTGGGAAAAATACGGTGACACTGTGGGTCAACGCGTCAGAGTCGATACCCCTGGCGGCGTCGTCGAGGGGGACGCCGTCGGCGTCGAGTTCCCCGGCGCACTCGTCGTCGAGACGGACGGCGGGCCGGTGCGTGTGACTGCTGGCGACTGTGAACACCTCCGCCCTACAGGAGAGTAA
- the tbsP gene encoding transcriptional regulator TbsP, translated as MTANHLERSMADVLGSILDSDDDELLVVDPTVSVMESLVDIAADYEGDLPTLHVLADDRLLKDLMDDFLVAADAADLVDSDRMTLRELDGDVDNTLVVGEGVLYALVSAGEYVAALSADDESFITDAYESYHGMWADATPFVLRTPSLSRVRDTLDDDIGESVRADFDTVLQSLETARGDGDGLDEVTISLLVAAKNDVLLYDISKWGEDIGIASKATFSRTKTRLEEMGLIDTEKVPIDVGRPRLRLKLGDERLRTAGSDELASVAHRMLN; from the coding sequence ATGACCGCGAACCATCTGGAGCGATCGATGGCCGACGTACTCGGTTCGATACTCGACAGCGACGACGACGAACTGTTAGTCGTCGACCCGACCGTGTCGGTGATGGAGTCGCTCGTCGACATCGCGGCCGACTACGAGGGTGACCTGCCGACGCTGCACGTCCTCGCCGACGACCGACTGCTAAAAGACCTGATGGACGACTTCCTCGTGGCCGCCGACGCCGCCGACCTGGTCGACAGCGACCGGATGACCCTGCGCGAACTCGACGGCGACGTGGACAACACGCTCGTCGTCGGCGAAGGCGTCTTGTACGCACTCGTCTCGGCCGGCGAGTACGTCGCGGCACTCTCGGCGGACGACGAGTCGTTCATCACCGACGCCTACGAGAGTTACCACGGGATGTGGGCGGACGCGACGCCGTTCGTTCTTCGGACGCCCTCGCTGTCGCGAGTGCGCGACACGCTCGACGACGACATCGGGGAGTCCGTTCGCGCCGACTTCGACACTGTGTTGCAGTCCCTGGAGACTGCGCGCGGCGACGGCGACGGCCTCGACGAGGTCACCATCTCGCTGCTCGTGGCTGCCAAAAACGACGTGCTGCTGTACGACATCAGCAAGTGGGGCGAGGACATCGGCATCGCCTCGAAGGCGACATTCTCGCGCACCAAGACCCGCCTCGAAGAGATGGGCCTCATCGACACCGAGAAGGTCCCCATCGACGTCGGCCGCCCGCGCCTGCGCCTGAAACTCGGCGACGAGCGCCTGCGAACCGCCGGCAGCGACGAACTCGCCAGCGTCGCTCACCGGATGCTCAACTGA